A single genomic interval of Solimonas sp. K1W22B-7 harbors:
- the pabC gene encoding aminodeoxychorismate lyase, with protein MLFNGAACDHALAQSRGLHYGDGVFRTMLLWQGAVVDLRRQLDVLERDAAGLGLLSPPRATLEEEIAALCADEELGVIKLILTRRAGGRGYRAADDDCDRLLLRLPVPRYPAACWERGVRCFLSPVRLADQPLLAGIKHLNRLEQVLASRDWPGDAEEGFVCDARGLVVCGTRSNLFRVAGGRLVTPALERCGIRGMMREKILELAERLQMPVHFDDTDATQLRQADEIFVCNSLIGIWPVREFDGAALQAPGPLTQRLMAALDHPRLG; from the coding sequence ATGTTGTTCAACGGTGCCGCCTGCGACCACGCGCTGGCGCAGTCGCGCGGCCTGCACTACGGCGACGGGGTGTTCCGCACCATGCTGCTGTGGCAGGGCGCGGTAGTGGACCTGCGGCGCCAGCTCGACGTGCTGGAACGCGATGCCGCGGGCCTGGGCCTGCTGTCGCCGCCGCGCGCGACGCTGGAGGAGGAGATCGCCGCGCTCTGCGCCGACGAGGAACTCGGCGTGATCAAGCTGATCCTCACGCGCCGTGCCGGTGGGCGCGGCTACCGTGCGGCCGATGACGACTGCGATCGCCTGCTGCTGCGCCTGCCGGTGCCGCGCTATCCCGCGGCCTGCTGGGAGCGGGGCGTGCGCTGTTTCCTGAGCCCGGTGCGCCTGGCCGACCAGCCGCTGCTGGCCGGCATCAAGCACCTGAATCGCCTGGAACAGGTGCTGGCCAGCCGAGACTGGCCGGGAGATGCCGAAGAAGGATTCGTATGCGATGCTCGCGGGCTGGTGGTGTGTGGCACGCGCAGCAACCTGTTCCGGGTCGCGGGCGGTCGCCTGGTCACGCCGGCGCTGGAACGCTGCGGCATCCGCGGCATGATGCGTGAAAAAATCCTGGAACTGGCCGAGCGACTGCAGATGCCCGTGCACTTCGACGACACCGACGCGACACAGCTGCGGCAGGCTGACGAAATCTTCGTCTGCAACAGCCTGATCGGTATCTGGCCGGTGCGGGAGTTCGATGGTGCCGCCCTGCAGGCGCCCGGCCCCCTGACGCAGCGGCTGATGGCCGCGCTCGATCACCCGAGGCTCGGATAG
- the fabG gene encoding 3-oxoacyl-ACP reductase FabG, which produces MKLQGETALVTGASRGIGKAIAERLAAEGAKVTGTATSAAGAEAIQAWLGPLGGQGKVLDVRDAAACDALIAEIGPVSLLVNNAGVTRDTLLVRMKNEDWADVLETDLSSVFRLSRAVLRGMMKARHGRIISVGSVVGTMGNAGQANYAAAKAGLIGFSKSLAREIGSRGITVNVVAPGFIDTDMTQKLGEDARTALQNQIPLERLGKPEDIAAAVAFLASKDAGYITGETLHVNGGMLMA; this is translated from the coding sequence ATGAAGTTGCAGGGCGAAACCGCTCTGGTCACCGGCGCCAGTCGTGGCATCGGCAAGGCCATCGCGGAGCGGTTGGCGGCCGAAGGCGCCAAGGTCACCGGAACGGCTACCAGCGCCGCCGGTGCCGAGGCCATCCAGGCCTGGCTGGGCCCGCTGGGCGGGCAGGGCAAGGTGCTGGACGTGCGCGATGCCGCCGCCTGCGATGCGCTGATCGCCGAGATCGGCCCGGTGTCGCTGCTGGTCAACAACGCCGGCGTGACCCGCGATACCCTGCTGGTCCGCATGAAGAACGAGGACTGGGCGGACGTGCTGGAAACCGACCTCAGCTCGGTCTTCCGCCTGTCCCGCGCGGTGCTGCGCGGCATGATGAAGGCGCGCCACGGCCGCATCATCAGCGTCGGCTCCGTGGTGGGTACCATGGGCAATGCCGGCCAGGCCAACTACGCCGCGGCCAAGGCCGGGCTGATCGGCTTTTCGAAGTCCCTGGCCCGCGAAATCGGCTCGCGCGGCATCACGGTCAACGTGGTGGCGCCGGGCTTCATCGACACCGACATGACGCAGAAACTGGGAGAAGATGCGCGCACGGCGCTGCAGAACCAGATTCCGCTCGAACGCCTCGGAAAACCGGAAGATATCGCTGCTGCGGTGGCCTTCCTGGCCTCCAAGGACGCCGGCTACATCACCGGCGAAACCCTGCACGTCAACGGTGGCATGCTGATGGCCTGA
- a CDS encoding cyclic nucleotide-binding domain-containing protein, with translation MSTGTAIDPSVFANYVPLNALRPESRVDLAKKAMVATARSGDYLFKIGDSAKDAIFLVSGEIHLEDAAGKPIARLRAGDPTAHHRVAHQSPRKVSARCHGAVQYFSVDAGLLDVMLTWDQTGSFEVGELQSGGDSGASDDWMSKLLQIRTFQMIPPSNLQAMFMRMQEIKVEPGQVVVKQGDDGDFFYVIMSGRCMVTREQPNQKAVRLAELETGSCFGEEALISDAKRNATVTSLTRGSLMRLSKDDFRKLLNDPLARKISLVEAQKLVASGSAKYLDVRLPSEFQAHSMPGSINLPLYMLRMKLTMVDPKTTWIVCCDTGRRSSVAVFILTQKGYDAYVLDKGIPPAAT, from the coding sequence ATGAGCACGGGCACGGCAATCGACCCATCCGTTTTCGCGAACTACGTGCCGCTCAACGCACTGCGGCCGGAGAGTCGCGTGGACCTGGCCAAGAAGGCCATGGTCGCCACCGCCCGCTCCGGCGACTACCTGTTCAAGATCGGCGATTCGGCCAAGGACGCGATCTTCCTGGTCAGCGGTGAAATCCACCTGGAGGACGCCGCCGGCAAGCCGATCGCGCGGCTGCGCGCCGGCGATCCCACCGCGCATCACCGGGTGGCGCACCAGTCGCCGCGCAAGGTCTCCGCGCGCTGCCATGGCGCAGTGCAGTATTTCTCGGTGGATGCCGGCCTGCTCGACGTCATGCTGACCTGGGACCAGACCGGCAGTTTCGAGGTCGGCGAGCTGCAATCCGGCGGCGACAGCGGTGCCAGCGACGACTGGATGTCCAAGCTGCTGCAGATCCGCACCTTCCAGATGATCCCGCCGTCCAACCTGCAGGCCATGTTCATGCGCATGCAGGAGATCAAGGTCGAGCCGGGCCAGGTGGTGGTCAAGCAGGGCGACGACGGCGATTTCTTCTACGTCATCATGTCCGGGCGCTGCATGGTGACGCGCGAGCAGCCCAACCAGAAGGCGGTGCGCCTGGCGGAGCTGGAAACGGGTTCCTGCTTCGGCGAGGAAGCCCTGATCTCCGACGCCAAGCGCAACGCCACCGTCACTTCGCTGACGCGCGGCAGCCTGATGCGCCTGTCCAAGGACGACTTCCGCAAGCTGCTCAACGACCCGCTGGCGCGCAAGATCAGCCTGGTCGAGGCGCAGAAGCTGGTGGCCAGCGGCTCGGCCAAGTACCTCGACGTGCGCCTGCCCAGCGAGTTCCAGGCCCACAGCATGCCCGGCAGCATCAACCTGCCGCTGTACATGCTGCGCATGAAGCTGACCATGGTCGATCCCAAGACCACCTGGATCGTCTGCTGCGATACCGGCCGCCGCAGTTCGGTGGCGGTATTCATCCTGACGCAGAAGGGCTACGACGCCTACGTGCTGGACAAGGGCATCCCCCCGGCCGCGACGTAG
- a CDS encoding PilZ domain-containing protein, which yields MSTPAPRPGGAQPGILTLNIKDKSALYVAYMPFVKNGGLFIPTNKEYRLGDEVFILLTLMDGAERLPVAGKVVWVTPRGAQNKRLQGIGVQFSTQDGGTTQKKIEGLLAGALGADRPTHTM from the coding sequence GTGAGCACACCGGCACCACGTCCAGGCGGCGCCCAGCCCGGCATCCTGACCTTGAACATCAAGGACAAGTCGGCGCTGTACGTGGCCTACATGCCGTTCGTGAAGAACGGTGGCCTGTTCATTCCTACGAACAAGGAATACCGGCTCGGTGACGAGGTGTTCATCCTGCTGACGCTGATGGACGGCGCCGAGCGCCTGCCGGTGGCCGGCAAGGTGGTCTGGGTGACGCCGCGCGGCGCGCAGAACAAGCGCCTGCAGGGCATCGGCGTGCAGTTCAGCACCCAGGACGGCGGCACCACGCAGAAGAAGATCGAGGGCCTGCTGGCGGGTGCGCTTGGCGCGGATCGCCCCACGCACACGATGTAG
- the tmk gene encoding dTMP kinase, with protein sequence MSAGRFITLEGGEGAGKSTHAAFIRDWLQARGREVLLTREPGGSPLAEEIRRVVLQGWAEGVGAESEVLLMFAARAAHLRATVLPALAAGRDVVCDRFVDSSYAYQGAGKGLDERHIAALESLVLGDFRPQLTLVFDLPPEQGLARARGRGEVNRFEDESLAYMARVRECFLRRAAAGGARYQVIDAAPPLEQVRESLRLALESRL encoded by the coding sequence GTGAGCGCAGGCCGCTTCATCACCCTGGAAGGCGGCGAGGGCGCCGGCAAGTCCACGCACGCCGCCTTCATCCGCGACTGGCTGCAGGCGCGCGGCCGCGAGGTGCTGCTGACGCGCGAACCGGGCGGCTCGCCGCTGGCCGAGGAAATCCGCCGCGTGGTGCTGCAGGGCTGGGCCGAGGGTGTCGGCGCCGAGAGCGAGGTGCTGCTGATGTTCGCGGCGCGCGCGGCGCACCTGAGGGCCACGGTGCTGCCGGCGCTGGCCGCCGGCAGGGACGTGGTCTGCGATCGCTTCGTCGATTCGTCCTATGCCTACCAGGGTGCCGGCAAGGGCCTGGACGAGCGCCACATCGCGGCCCTGGAGTCGCTGGTGCTGGGCGATTTCCGCCCGCAGCTGACGCTGGTGTTCGACCTGCCGCCGGAGCAGGGCCTGGCGCGTGCGCGCGGCCGCGGCGAGGTCAACCGCTTCGAGGACGAGTCGCTGGCCTACATGGCCCGCGTGCGCGAGTGTTTCCTGCGCCGCGCCGCGGCCGGCGGTGCGCGCTACCAGGTGATCGATGCGGCGCCGCCGCTGGAACAGGTGCGCGAGTCGCTGCGCCTGGCGCTGGAGAGCCGCCTGTGA
- the fabF gene encoding beta-ketoacyl-ACP synthase II: MSRRRVVVTGLGIISPVGNTVDSAWESILAGRSGIGPIEYYDVSAYTTRFGGMIRNFRAEDYLGPKEVRRTDPFIHYGVAAAKQAVKDSGLEITDANRERIGICIGSGIGGIGAIETECATLHKSGPKRVSPFFVPSSIINMISGHVSIDLGITGPNLATVTACTTATHAIGVGARLIQAGDADVFIVGAGEAGSAPAGLAGFCQARALSTRNDDPTRASRPWDKDRDGFVLGDGAGVLILEDLEHAKARGAKIYAEFIGFGMSGDAYHITLPPEDGNGARRCMQACLRNAGLNPEDVQYVNAHGTSTPAGDIAETLAVKGAFGDYAYKLAVSSTKSMTGHLLGAAGGIEAIFSVLALRDQVIPPTINLENPSEGCDLDYVPHTARQARLEVVMSNSFGFGGTNGTVAFRRFA; encoded by the coding sequence ATGAGCCGCAGACGCGTCGTCGTCACCGGCCTGGGCATTATTTCGCCCGTCGGCAACACGGTTGATAGCGCATGGGAATCGATCCTGGCCGGAAGGTCGGGTATCGGTCCCATCGAGTACTACGACGTGTCGGCTTATACGACCCGCTTCGGGGGCATGATCAGGAACTTTCGGGCCGAGGATTATCTCGGCCCGAAGGAAGTCCGTCGTACCGATCCCTTCATCCACTACGGCGTCGCCGCGGCCAAGCAGGCCGTGAAGGACTCCGGGCTGGAGATCACGGACGCCAACCGCGAGCGCATCGGCATCTGCATCGGTTCGGGCATCGGCGGCATCGGTGCGATCGAGACCGAGTGCGCCACGCTGCACAAGTCCGGTCCCAAGCGCGTCTCGCCGTTCTTCGTTCCCTCGTCGATCATCAACATGATCTCGGGGCATGTTTCCATCGACCTCGGCATCACCGGGCCGAATCTCGCGACCGTCACGGCCTGCACCACCGCGACGCACGCGATCGGCGTCGGCGCCCGCCTGATCCAGGCTGGCGATGCCGATGTCTTCATCGTCGGTGCCGGCGAAGCCGGCTCCGCACCCGCCGGGCTGGCGGGCTTCTGCCAGGCCCGCGCACTGTCCACCCGCAACGACGATCCGACCCGCGCCAGCCGGCCCTGGGACAAGGATCGCGACGGCTTCGTGCTCGGCGACGGCGCCGGTGTGCTGATCCTCGAGGACCTGGAGCACGCCAAGGCGCGTGGCGCGAAGATCTATGCCGAGTTCATCGGCTTCGGCATGTCGGGCGACGCCTACCACATCACGCTGCCGCCGGAAGACGGCAACGGCGCGCGCCGCTGCATGCAGGCCTGCCTGCGCAACGCCGGCCTGAACCCGGAAGACGTCCAGTACGTCAACGCGCACGGTACCTCGACCCCGGCCGGCGACATCGCCGAGACGCTGGCGGTGAAGGGCGCCTTCGGCGACTACGCCTACAAGCTGGCCGTGTCCTCGACCAAGTCGATGACCGGGCACCTGCTGGGCGCCGCCGGCGGCATCGAGGCGATCTTCAGCGTGCTGGCCCTGCGCGACCAGGTCATCCCGCCGACGATCAACCTCGAGAATCCCAGCGAGGGCTGCGACCTGGACTACGTGCCGCACACGGCGCGCCAGGCCAGGCTCGAAGTGGTGATGTCCAACTCCTTCGGCTTCGGCGGCACCAACGGTACGGTGGCCTTCCGACGCTTCGCCTGA
- the acpP gene encoding acyl carrier protein translates to MSTLEEKVKKIIAEQLSVSEDQITPTASFVEDLGADSLDTVELVMALEEEFEIDIPDEEAEKIVTFSDVLNYIKAHTQQG, encoded by the coding sequence ATGAGCACGTTGGAAGAGAAAGTAAAGAAGATCATCGCTGAGCAGCTGTCCGTCAGCGAAGATCAGATCACCCCCACCGCCTCGTTCGTCGAGGATCTGGGTGCGGACTCCCTGGATACCGTCGAGCTGGTGATGGCGCTGGAAGAAGAGTTCGAAATCGACATCCCGGATGAGGAAGCCGAGAAAATCGTGACCTTCTCGGACGTTCTGAACTACATCAAGGCCCACACCCAGCAGGGTTGA
- a CDS encoding acyl-CoA dehydrogenase family protein, whose translation MIQSRLYVNDPFPSGVPQMIPRSLFTAEHEDFRKTVRRFFAEEVVPHREAWEAQQHVDRKLWNKAGELGLLCVTMPEEYGGLGVDRTYSTILMEEQSYAGDSGVGFSLHSDIVAPYINHNGTREQKEKYLPRMATGELVGAIAMTEPGTGSDLQAVKTTAVADGDDYILNGSKIFITNGYLSDLVIVVARTGNSGEGAKDISLLLVDADSPGFSKGKPLKKIGMHAQDTCELFFKDVRVPKANLLGGKEGMGFIMLMQELAWERLMIAITSIAGAEASLKHTLDYTRSRKVFGKPVASYQNTRFKMAEMKAELAIGRVYVDRCIELAVKKKLGVDDAATAKMWTSDLMCKVIDQCLQLHGGYGYMLEYPIARAWIDSRAQRIYGGTNEIMKELIARTM comes from the coding sequence ATGATACAGTCCAGACTGTATGTAAATGATCCATTTCCCTCCGGAGTCCCCCAGATGATCCCAAGAAGCCTCTTTACGGCCGAGCACGAAGATTTCCGCAAGACCGTGCGCCGCTTTTTCGCCGAAGAAGTCGTGCCGCACCGCGAGGCCTGGGAAGCGCAGCAGCACGTCGACCGCAAGCTGTGGAACAAGGCCGGTGAACTGGGCCTGCTCTGCGTCACCATGCCGGAGGAATACGGCGGCCTGGGCGTGGATCGCACCTACAGCACGATCCTGATGGAAGAGCAGTCCTATGCCGGTGACTCGGGCGTGGGCTTCTCGCTGCACTCGGACATCGTCGCGCCGTACATCAACCACAACGGCACCAGGGAGCAGAAGGAGAAGTACCTGCCGCGCATGGCCACCGGCGAACTGGTCGGTGCCATCGCGATGACCGAGCCGGGCACCGGCTCCGACCTGCAGGCGGTCAAGACCACCGCCGTGGCCGACGGCGACGACTACATCCTCAACGGCTCCAAGATCTTCATCACCAACGGCTATCTCTCCGACCTGGTGATCGTGGTGGCCAGGACCGGCAACTCCGGCGAGGGCGCCAAGGACATCTCGCTGCTGCTGGTGGACGCCGACAGCCCGGGCTTCAGCAAGGGCAAGCCGCTGAAGAAGATCGGCATGCACGCGCAGGACACCTGCGAGCTGTTCTTCAAGGACGTGCGCGTGCCCAAGGCGAATCTGCTGGGCGGCAAGGAAGGCATGGGCTTCATCATGCTGATGCAGGAACTGGCCTGGGAACGCCTGATGATCGCGATCACCTCGATCGCCGGTGCCGAGGCCTCCCTGAAGCACACCCTGGACTACACCCGCAGCCGCAAGGTTTTCGGCAAGCCGGTGGCTTCCTACCAGAACACCCGCTTCAAGATGGCCGAGATGAAGGCCGAACTGGCGATCGGCCGCGTCTACGTCGACCGCTGCATCGAGCTGGCCGTGAAGAAGAAGCTCGGCGTGGACGACGCCGCCACCGCCAAGATGTGGACCTCCGACCTGATGTGCAAGGTGATCGACCAGTGCCTGCAGCTGCATGGTGGCTACGGCTACATGCTGGAGTACCCGATCGCCCGCGCCTGGATCGACTCGCGCGCGCAGCGCATCTACGGCGGCACCAACGAGATCATGAAAGAGCTGATCGCGCGGACGATGTAA
- the mltG gene encoding endolytic transglycosylase MltG, with protein sequence MRTFFNLLLLILIAAGALYWDAGRLLKTPLPLQQAESLEIAPGSSLTSILNGLQARNIVQPPRLALYLRLYARFTGVSALIKAGEYELAPGINPLDMLALLVEGKTRLHTLLIVEGRTFAQALKLLREHPAIRQTRAQATAEELMAAIGRAGVHPEGRLFPDTYNFPKGTTDVAFLQHAAEAMDKALAQEWEAREADLPYASPEEALTMASIIEKETGAVAERPEIGGVFVRRLRLGMRLQTDPTIIYGLGEAFDGNIRRADLLADNPYNSYTRDGLPPSPICLPSRAAIHAALHPAPGSAIYFVSKGDGTHQFSDTLAEHEAAVRRYQLGRP encoded by the coding sequence ATGCGCACATTCTTCAATCTGTTGCTGCTCATCCTGATCGCCGCCGGCGCGCTGTACTGGGATGCCGGCCGCCTGCTGAAGACGCCGCTGCCGCTGCAACAGGCGGAGTCGCTGGAGATCGCGCCCGGCAGTTCGCTGACGTCGATCCTCAATGGCCTGCAGGCGCGCAACATCGTGCAGCCGCCGCGGCTGGCGCTGTACCTGCGCCTGTACGCGCGCTTCACCGGCGTGTCGGCGCTGATCAAGGCCGGCGAGTACGAACTGGCGCCGGGGATCAATCCGCTGGACATGCTGGCCCTGCTGGTCGAGGGCAAGACGCGCCTGCATACGCTGCTGATCGTCGAAGGACGCACCTTCGCCCAGGCACTGAAGCTGCTGCGCGAGCATCCGGCGATCCGGCAGACGCGGGCGCAGGCCACGGCAGAAGAACTGATGGCAGCGATCGGCCGTGCCGGCGTGCACCCCGAGGGGCGATTGTTCCCGGATACCTACAATTTCCCCAAGGGCACCACGGATGTCGCCTTCCTGCAGCATGCGGCGGAGGCGATGGACAAGGCCCTGGCGCAGGAGTGGGAGGCTCGCGAGGCCGATCTGCCCTATGCCTCGCCGGAAGAGGCGCTGACCATGGCCTCGATCATCGAGAAGGAAACCGGCGCCGTCGCGGAGCGTCCCGAGATCGGCGGCGTGTTCGTGCGCCGCCTGCGCCTGGGCATGCGCCTGCAGACCGACCCGACGATCATCTATGGCCTCGGCGAGGCTTTCGACGGCAACATTCGCCGTGCCGACCTGCTGGCCGACAATCCCTACAACAGCTACACCCGCGACGGCCTGCCGCCGTCGCCGATCTGCCTGCCCAGCCGGGCCGCGATCCATGCAGCGCTGCACCCGGCGCCGGGCAGCGCGATCTACTTCGTTTCGAAGGGCGACGGCACGCACCAGTTCTCCGACACGCTGGCCGAACACGAGGCAGCGGTGCGCCGCTACCAGCTGGGGCGGCCGTGA
- a CDS encoding aminodeoxychorismate synthase component I: MSLRAEIAGSIDLFEVHRQAPERYPFLLQSVAGHPQSGRYDILFGFPGRSLQARAVAGGDFFGELARAIREEALPAAPTGLPFCGGWFLLLGYEAARFVEPGLRLPPSPYGLPDALAVRCTAAAIHDRERGVTTLLAEQDPAQLEQLRQDVDKYFNNTMQDIDSELIVSVHEDSDERFLGGVRRILDYLQAGDIFQANLSRAWRAQLASGQDYQGVYRRLRQRNPAPFAGLACWGGSAVLSSSPERLVQIDGGWAQTRPIAGTRPRSASAEEDERLKQGLIGNLKERAEHVMLIDLERNDLGRVCEPGSVEVSELMTIESYAHVHHIVSNVRGRLRGGIGPAEVLRAVFPGGTITGCPKVRAMEIIAELEGVGRGAYTGAMGYLSNCGRLDTNILIRSLVCENGEVSFRTGAGIVADSKPEAELAETRAKARGLLLALGVEA; encoded by the coding sequence ATGAGTTTGCGCGCTGAAATCGCTGGTTCCATTGATCTTTTCGAAGTGCATCGGCAGGCGCCGGAGCGCTATCCCTTCCTGCTGCAGAGCGTTGCCGGGCATCCGCAGTCCGGCCGCTACGACATCCTTTTCGGCTTCCCCGGGCGCAGCCTGCAGGCGCGCGCCGTCGCGGGCGGCGATTTCTTCGGCGAGCTGGCCCGGGCGATCCGTGAGGAAGCTCTGCCGGCGGCGCCGACCGGGCTACCGTTCTGCGGCGGCTGGTTCCTGCTGCTGGGCTACGAGGCGGCACGCTTCGTCGAGCCGGGCCTGAGGCTGCCGCCGTCTCCCTACGGCCTGCCCGACGCCCTGGCGGTGCGCTGCACCGCCGCCGCGATCCACGACCGCGAGCGCGGCGTCACCACACTGCTGGCAGAGCAGGATCCAGCGCAGCTGGAGCAGCTGCGGCAGGATGTGGATAAGTACTTTAACAACACTATGCAAGACATTGATTCAGAACTGATAGTGTCTGTGCATGAAGATTCGGACGAGCGCTTCCTGGGAGGCGTGCGGCGGATCCTGGACTATCTCCAGGCGGGCGACATCTTCCAGGCCAACCTGTCGCGCGCCTGGCGTGCGCAACTGGCATCCGGTCAGGACTACCAGGGGGTCTATCGCCGCCTGCGCCAGCGCAATCCCGCGCCCTTCGCCGGCCTGGCCTGCTGGGGCGGCAGTGCCGTGCTCAGTTCCTCGCCGGAGCGCCTGGTGCAGATCGACGGCGGCTGGGCGCAGACCCGGCCGATCGCCGGCACGCGGCCGCGCAGTGCATCGGCCGAGGAGGACGAGCGCCTCAAGCAGGGCCTGATCGGCAACCTGAAGGAGCGCGCCGAGCATGTCATGCTTATCGACCTGGAGCGCAACGACCTGGGCCGTGTCTGCGAGCCCGGCAGCGTGGAGGTCAGCGAGCTGATGACGATCGAGAGCTACGCCCACGTGCATCACATCGTCTCCAACGTGCGCGGCCGCCTGCGCGGCGGCATCGGCCCGGCCGAGGTGCTGCGCGCGGTGTTTCCCGGCGGCACGATCACCGGCTGCCCCAAGGTGCGGGCGATGGAGATCATCGCCGAGCTGGAGGGCGTGGGCCGCGGCGCCTACACCGGTGCGATGGGCTATCTCTCCAACTGCGGGCGCCTGGACACCAACATCCTGATCCGCAGCCTGGTCTGCGAGAACGGCGAGGTCAGCTTTCGCACCGGCGCCGGCATCGTCGCCGATTCGAAACCCGAGGCCGAGCTGGCGGAGACGCGGGCCAAGGCGCGCGGTCTGTTGCTGGCGCTTGGAGTGGAAGCGTGA
- a CDS encoding TetR/AcrR family transcriptional regulator: protein MKATAEKKPPRRTQEERSGAMRKRLLAATLESLAEDGYAGSTLSSIVRRAGVSRGAQVHHYPSKQALMLDASEDLLKRTYRRLGELLLSVSEEDNRLQALVDAVWEQMFATPLYRAYCELVAASQRDQELAKALSGMLQRVMALFEPAANYYFETSGTKLRPADLFLQLSCVLSGLGLQAPLLNQVVIRSQLDAWVKQTAPVLRARKGINRPPPRPAAWDRILDAKPPR, encoded by the coding sequence ATGAAAGCCACCGCCGAGAAGAAGCCGCCCCGCCGCACGCAGGAAGAGCGTAGCGGCGCCATGCGCAAGCGCCTGCTGGCCGCCACGCTGGAAAGCCTGGCCGAGGACGGCTATGCCGGCAGCACGCTGAGTTCCATCGTGCGCCGCGCGGGTGTTTCCCGTGGCGCCCAGGTCCATCACTACCCCAGCAAGCAGGCGCTGATGCTCGACGCCTCGGAAGACCTGCTCAAGCGCACCTATCGCCGGCTGGGTGAGCTGCTGCTGTCGGTGTCCGAGGAGGACAATCGCCTGCAGGCCCTGGTGGACGCCGTCTGGGAACAGATGTTCGCCACGCCGCTGTACCGCGCCTACTGCGAACTGGTGGCGGCCAGCCAGCGCGACCAGGAACTGGCGAAGGCGCTCAGCGGCATGCTGCAGCGCGTGATGGCGCTGTTCGAGCCGGCCGCGAACTACTACTTCGAGACCAGCGGCACGAAACTGCGCCCGGCCGACCTGTTCCTGCAGCTCAGCTGCGTGCTCAGCGGCCTGGGCCTGCAGGCGCCGCTGCTGAACCAGGTGGTGATCCGCTCGCAGCTCGACGCCTGGGTCAAGCAGACGGCGCCGGTGCTGCGTGCGCGCAAGGGCATCAACCGCCCGCCGCCGCGCCCCGCTGCCTGGGACCGCATCCTCGACGCCAAGCCACCGCGCTGA
- the holB gene encoding DNA polymerase III subunit delta' yields the protein MTQPLPWQKDLWLDATALALQGRLGHALLLAGPAGVGKRSFARALAAFLLCEARSGYACGQCRSCQQLAVGNHPNALLLSREGLHGLAMTESGRHEQGLAHWLPKPDSAKRDIATDGVRRMIEMIALATHYQGARVVMFDPADSLNENSVNSLLKTIEEPPPGTHLLLVSERPQALKATLRSRCQRLRFSAPDEAAGLEWLQARKPQADAALLREACGAPLRALELADSDRSRSRDWAELLTGVLQLKQEPIAAAQRIGKDDAAAFLAWLLGWLTGTLKQALAGGGLLPPPELHRLMQEATDARRRLEGNANPQMLLEALLVLASRQARAQRRAT from the coding sequence ATGACGCAGCCCTTGCCCTGGCAGAAGGACCTGTGGCTCGATGCTACAGCCCTCGCGCTGCAGGGGCGCCTGGGGCATGCGCTGCTTTTGGCCGGGCCTGCCGGCGTCGGGAAGCGAAGCTTTGCGCGCGCGCTGGCTGCCTTTCTTCTCTGCGAAGCGCGCTCCGGCTATGCCTGCGGCCAGTGCCGCAGTTGCCAACAGCTCGCGGTGGGCAATCATCCGAATGCTTTGCTGTTATCAAGGGAAGGCCTGCATGGCCTCGCGATGACCGAGAGCGGCAGGCACGAGCAGGGATTGGCACATTGGCTGCCGAAGCCCGATAGCGCCAAGCGCGATATTGCGACTGATGGCGTGCGCCGCATGATCGAAATGATTGCCTTGGCGACCCACTACCAAGGAGCCCGGGTCGTGATGTTCGATCCGGCCGACTCTCTGAACGAAAACAGTGTCAATTCGCTGCTCAAGACCATCGAGGAGCCGCCGCCCGGTACGCATCTGCTGCTGGTTTCGGAGCGGCCCCAGGCGCTCAAGGCGACGCTGCGCAGCCGCTGCCAGCGCCTGCGTTTCTCGGCGCCCGACGAAGCCGCGGGTCTGGAGTGGTTGCAGGCGCGCAAGCCGCAGGCCGACGCGGCGCTGCTGCGCGAGGCGTGCGGGGCGCCGCTGCGGGCGCTGGAACTGGCGGACTCGGACCGTTCCCGTTCGCGCGACTGGGCCGAGCTGCTGACCGGCGTGCTGCAGCTCAAGCAGGAGCCGATTGCTGCGGCGCAGCGTATCGGCAAGGACGACGCTGCGGCCTTCCTGGCCTGGCTGCTGGGCTGGCTCACCGGGACGCTGAAGCAGGCCCTGGCCGGGGGCGGGCTGCTGCCGCCGCCGGAGTTGCACCGGCTGATGCAGGAGGCCACCGACGCCCGCCGACGCCTGGAGGGCAATGCCAACCCGCAGATGCTGCTGGAGGCCCTGCTGGTGCTGGCTTCGCGGCAGGCGCGGGCGCAAAGGCGCGCAACCTGA